A genomic region of Xanthomonas campestris pv. phormiicola contains the following coding sequences:
- the folC gene encoding bifunctional tetrahydrofolate synthase/dihydrofolate synthase, whose translation MKTLPEWLAYIEQQHPQDIAMGLERVRAVSARMGLARPAKKVVTVGGTNGKGSTVAFVEAIARAGGWTVGSYTSPHLLRYNERVRIGGQEAGDAQLVAGFEAVEVARGDTPLTYFEYGTLAALWLFQQAELDLAVLEVGLGGRLDAVNLVDADVAVITTVDIDHTDWLGSDREAIGAEKAGIARPWKPLVLGEIDPPSSVLRRAYAIGANAIRAGSDFFHEPIDADQWRWRDVGTELELPLPQLRAPVQRANAATAIAALRALRKALPRTAYAEGIAAAQLRGRLQPFVRDGVEVLVDVGHNPQAARELAAALQAQPCSGATRAVFAALADKDAAGVVQALAGQVEAWHLAGLSGARGQSGAQLQARLASTDAAAGVVADNVEQALQQALAQARPGDRVLVFGSFHTAAEALHWLHSAG comes from the coding sequence ATGAAAACCCTTCCCGAATGGCTCGCCTACATCGAGCAGCAACACCCGCAGGACATCGCGATGGGCCTGGAGCGCGTGCGCGCGGTGTCCGCGCGCATGGGCCTGGCCCGGCCGGCGAAGAAGGTCGTCACCGTCGGCGGCACCAACGGCAAGGGCTCGACCGTGGCCTTCGTCGAGGCGATCGCGCGCGCCGGCGGCTGGACCGTCGGCAGCTATACCTCGCCGCACCTGCTGCGCTACAACGAGCGCGTGCGCATCGGCGGGCAGGAGGCCGGCGACGCGCAGCTGGTGGCCGGCTTCGAGGCGGTGGAGGTCGCGCGCGGCGACACCCCGCTGACTTATTTCGAATACGGCACGCTGGCGGCGCTGTGGCTGTTCCAGCAGGCCGAGCTGGACCTGGCGGTGCTGGAAGTGGGCCTGGGTGGGCGCCTGGATGCGGTGAACCTGGTCGATGCCGACGTGGCGGTGATCACCACCGTCGACATCGACCACACCGACTGGCTGGGGTCGGACCGCGAAGCGATCGGCGCGGAGAAGGCCGGCATCGCGCGGCCGTGGAAACCGCTGGTGCTGGGCGAGATCGATCCGCCGTCGAGCGTGCTGCGCCGCGCCTATGCGATCGGCGCCAACGCGATCCGTGCCGGCAGCGATTTCTTCCATGAGCCGATCGATGCCGACCAGTGGCGCTGGCGCGACGTCGGTACCGAGCTGGAACTGCCGTTGCCGCAGCTGCGCGCGCCGGTGCAGCGCGCCAACGCCGCCACCGCCATTGCCGCCTTGCGCGCGCTGCGCAAGGCCTTGCCGCGCACCGCCTATGCCGAGGGCATCGCCGCCGCGCAGCTGCGCGGGCGGCTGCAGCCGTTCGTGCGCGACGGCGTCGAGGTGCTGGTCGATGTCGGCCACAACCCGCAGGCGGCGCGCGAACTGGCCGCGGCGCTGCAGGCGCAGCCCTGCAGCGGCGCCACCCGCGCGGTGTTCGCCGCCCTGGCCGACAAGGACGCGGCCGGCGTGGTGCAGGCGCTGGCCGGGCAGGTCGAGGCCTGGCATCTGGCCGGGCTGTCCGGCGCGCGCGGCCAGAGCGGCGCGCAGTTGCAGGCGCGCCTGGCCAGTACCGACGCGGCCGCAGGCGTGGTCGCCGATAACGTGGAGCAGGCGCTGCAGCAGGCCCTGGCGCAGGCGCGGCCGGGCGACCGGGTACTGGTGTTCGGCTCGTTCCACACCGCGGCCGAGGCCTTGCATTGGCTGCATTCAGCCGGCTGA
- a CDS encoding zinc-dependent metalloprotease, translating into MKSMCCLTAMLALCVAGSASAAGKPLFQSSQYISKSIPGEPALSRVLANPSTGAVQSVRVDAAAVDATQAQLELDLLGQRVTATQTRTEQLEGGNSIWYGNLGNAAAAKARTRSGLDPLNSAILVRSGDTITGSIRSNGTLFHLRPIVGGGHVLVEVDESRMPAEHPAEYALLPIIQMPQAVADDRATIASPSAGATATIRVLVVATNQAVTSYGGNMQSLVQLAVAESNQGYVNSNVGINMVLAGYQTTSYTESGNFTTDLTRFRGTSDGYMDSIHTTRNSVAADVGVLIIDNSSYCGLASGIGSTAATAFAAVYWDCATGYYSFAHEIGHLQSARHDIATDSSTTPYAYGHGYRYGNNWRTIMAYDCPVSCPRLNYWSNPNISYGGVPMGNALTADNQHVLVNTKATVAAFR; encoded by the coding sequence ATGAAGTCGATGTGCTGCCTTACCGCGATGCTTGCCCTGTGTGTCGCCGGTTCCGCCTCCGCGGCCGGAAAACCCCTGTTCCAGAGCAGCCAGTACATTTCCAAGTCCATCCCCGGCGAGCCCGCATTGAGCCGGGTGCTGGCCAATCCGTCCACCGGCGCGGTGCAGAGCGTACGCGTGGACGCCGCCGCGGTGGATGCCACCCAGGCGCAGCTGGAGCTGGACCTGCTGGGCCAGCGCGTCACCGCCACGCAGACCAGGACCGAACAGTTGGAAGGCGGCAACAGCATCTGGTACGGCAATCTCGGCAACGCGGCCGCGGCCAAGGCGCGCACGCGCTCCGGCCTGGATCCGCTGAACTCGGCGATCCTGGTGCGCAGCGGCGACACCATCACCGGCAGCATCCGCAGCAACGGCACGCTGTTCCACCTGCGTCCGATCGTCGGCGGCGGCCACGTGCTGGTCGAGGTCGACGAAAGCCGCATGCCCGCCGAGCATCCGGCCGAGTACGCGCTGCTGCCGATCATCCAGATGCCGCAGGCCGTGGCCGACGACCGCGCCACCATCGCGTCCCCGTCCGCCGGTGCGACCGCGACCATCCGCGTGCTGGTGGTGGCCACCAACCAGGCGGTGACCAGCTACGGCGGCAACATGCAGTCGCTGGTGCAGCTGGCGGTCGCCGAGTCCAACCAGGGCTATGTCAACAGCAATGTCGGCATCAACATGGTGCTCGCCGGCTATCAGACCACCAGCTACACCGAGTCGGGCAACTTCACCACCGACCTGACCCGCTTCCGCGGCACCAGCGACGGCTACATGGACAGCATCCACACCACGCGCAACAGCGTGGCCGCCGACGTCGGCGTGCTGATCATCGACAACAGCAGCTACTGCGGCCTGGCCTCGGGGATCGGTTCGACCGCCGCTACCGCGTTCGCCGCGGTGTACTGGGATTGCGCCACCGGCTACTACAGCTTCGCCCACGAGATCGGCCATCTGCAGAGCGCGCGCCACGACATCGCCACCGATTCCAGCACCACGCCATACGCCTACGGCCACGGTTACCGCTACGGCAACAACTGGCGCACGATCATGGCCTACGACTGCCCCGTCAGCTGTCCGCGCCTGAACTACTGGTCCAACCCGAACATTTCCTACGGCGGCGTGCCGATGGGCAATGCCCTCACCGCGGACAACCAGCACGTGCTGGTCAACACCAAGGCGACGGTCGCCGCGTTCCGCTGA
- a CDS encoding SPOR domain-containing protein: MDTVLKQRLIGALVLVALAVIFLPMLVKGPAPDSGVANVPLKAPDAPADGQFQTRELPLVTPGDTPSGGAVGMASAPAAAPAPVQDNPDAADLATPAAAGSAAAQPLPPTAAAGNYAVNFGAYSSPADADAVIARLKQAQLPGFRETATIGGRQAWRVRIGPYADRAQAESVRLQAVKVRNDVNAQVVTLDAPSTSSVAAATPAASAAPARTDTLPPEPAKPVAVAKPPVAAAPKPEPAKPEPAKPAATPAPVAAAKPAPSVPSVPAASGTGFAVQLGAFAKAEDANALRDKVRAAGFSAFVEQVRTDKGALNRVRVGPVANRADAEQLRAQVASKVGISGMVRPHP, from the coding sequence GTGGATACCGTCCTGAAACAGCGACTGATTGGCGCCCTTGTCCTGGTGGCGCTCGCCGTGATCTTCCTGCCGATGCTGGTCAAGGGCCCTGCGCCCGACAGCGGCGTCGCCAATGTTCCGCTGAAGGCCCCGGATGCTCCGGCCGACGGCCAGTTCCAGACCCGCGAACTGCCGCTGGTGACGCCGGGCGACACGCCCAGCGGCGGTGCCGTGGGCATGGCCAGCGCGCCCGCCGCGGCGCCGGCGCCGGTGCAGGACAACCCCGATGCCGCCGACCTGGCCACGCCGGCCGCGGCTGGCAGCGCCGCCGCGCAGCCGTTGCCGCCGACCGCGGCCGCCGGCAACTACGCGGTCAATTTCGGCGCCTACTCCAGCCCGGCGGACGCCGATGCGGTGATCGCGCGGCTCAAGCAGGCGCAGTTGCCCGGCTTCCGCGAGACCGCCACGATCGGCGGGCGCCAGGCCTGGCGCGTGCGCATCGGCCCGTATGCCGACCGCGCCCAGGCCGAATCGGTGCGCCTGCAGGCGGTGAAGGTGCGCAACGACGTCAATGCGCAGGTGGTGACCCTGGACGCGCCGAGCACGTCCTCGGTGGCGGCCGCGACGCCGGCGGCCAGCGCGGCGCCGGCCAGGACCGACACCCTGCCGCCGGAGCCGGCCAAGCCGGTGGCCGTGGCCAAGCCGCCCGTCGCAGCGGCGCCCAAGCCGGAACCGGCCAAGCCCGAGCCGGCCAAGCCGGCGGCGACGCCGGCCCCGGTCGCCGCGGCCAAGCCCGCCCCGAGCGTGCCGAGCGTGCCGGCCGCGTCCGGTACCGGCTTTGCCGTGCAGCTGGGCGCCTTCGCCAAGGCCGAGGACGCCAACGCCTTGCGCGACAAGGTCCGCGCCGCCGGCTTCAGCGCCTTCGTCGAGCAGGTGCGTACCGACAAGGGCGCCTTGAACCGGGTGCGGGTCGGCCCGGTCGCCAATCGCGCCGACGCCGAGCAGCTGCGCGCGCAGGTCGCCTCCAAGGTCGGCATCAGCGGTATGGTACGTCCACACCCTTGA
- a CDS encoding phosphatase PAP2 family protein, protein MSTRLEILRGHETRWCRQANHWCRRRSVRRFFALISRLGDGVFWYALMTLLVVCDGMGGVFASAHMAATGVVALSLYKGLKRWTRRPRPYAADLRIRAWVAPLDEFSFPSGHTLHAVSFGIVALAYYPWLAPLLIPFIACVALSRVVLGLHYPSDVLAATAIGALLAGVSLWVV, encoded by the coding sequence ATGTCGACGCGGCTTGAGATTCTGCGCGGGCACGAAACCCGCTGGTGCCGGCAAGCCAACCACTGGTGCCGGCGGCGCTCGGTGCGGCGCTTCTTCGCGCTGATCAGCCGCCTCGGCGACGGCGTGTTCTGGTACGCGCTGATGACCTTGCTGGTGGTCTGCGACGGCATGGGCGGCGTGTTCGCCTCCGCGCACATGGCCGCCACCGGCGTGGTCGCGCTGAGCCTGTACAAGGGCCTGAAGCGCTGGACCCGGCGCCCGCGCCCGTACGCGGCCGACCTGCGCATCCGCGCCTGGGTGGCGCCGCTGGACGAGTTCAGCTTCCCGTCCGGGCACACCCTGCATGCAGTGTCGTTCGGCATCGTCGCCCTGGCCTACTACCCGTGGCTGGCGCCGCTGCTGATCCCCTTCATCGCCTGCGTGGCGCTGTCGCGGGTGGTGCTGGGCCTGCACTACCCCAGCGACGTGCTCGCCGCCACCGCGATCGGCGCGCTGCTGGCCGGGGTGTCGCTGTGGGTGGTTTGA
- a CDS encoding glycosyltransferase family 1 protein produces MRYAIVTETYPPEVNGVALTVQGLELGLRALGHQVDVVRPRQVGDGHDDDALLVRGAALPRYPGLKFGLPAPRRLARLWQATPPDAVYIATEGPLGWSALRTARRLGIPIATGLHTRFDEYLPQYGAAWLQSTALRWMRRFHNQADATLVPTRELLGFLAGQGFERARLLARAVDNRQFEPQRRDAQLRREWGLEADGCAALYVGRIASEKNLPLAVRAFRQLQRVRPEARFVWVGDGPMRERLAQENPDFIFCGVQRGDALARHFASGDLFLFPSRSETFGNVTLEAMASGVATVAFDYGAAREYLRDGINGAAVADDDGFVAAAVRLAGDDALRRQLGEAACTAMQQLRPEQVVADFEALLAELAYSRRPHVDAA; encoded by the coding sequence ATGCGCTACGCGATCGTCACCGAGACGTACCCCCCTGAGGTCAACGGCGTCGCGCTGACCGTGCAGGGGCTGGAACTGGGATTGCGTGCGCTCGGCCATCAGGTCGACGTGGTGCGCCCGCGCCAGGTCGGCGATGGGCACGACGACGATGCGCTGCTGGTGCGCGGCGCGGCGCTGCCGCGCTATCCCGGCCTGAAGTTCGGCCTGCCCGCGCCGCGGCGCCTGGCCCGGCTGTGGCAGGCCACGCCGCCGGACGCGGTCTACATCGCCACCGAAGGCCCGCTCGGCTGGTCGGCGCTGCGCACCGCGCGGCGCCTGGGCATCCCGATCGCCACCGGCCTGCACACCCGCTTCGACGAATACCTGCCCCAGTACGGCGCCGCCTGGCTGCAGTCGACCGCGCTGCGCTGGATGCGGCGCTTCCACAACCAGGCCGACGCCACCCTGGTGCCGACCCGCGAACTGCTCGGCTTCCTCGCCGGGCAAGGCTTCGAGCGCGCACGCCTGCTGGCGCGCGCGGTGGACAACCGCCAGTTCGAACCGCAACGCCGCGATGCGCAACTGCGCCGCGAGTGGGGCCTGGAGGCGGACGGTTGCGCGGCGCTGTACGTCGGCCGCATCGCCTCGGAGAAGAACCTGCCGCTGGCGGTGCGCGCGTTCCGCCAACTGCAGCGGGTGCGGCCGGAGGCGCGCTTCGTCTGGGTCGGCGACGGCCCGATGCGCGAGCGCCTGGCGCAGGAAAACCCCGACTTCATCTTCTGCGGCGTGCAGCGCGGCGACGCGCTGGCGCGGCACTTCGCCAGCGGCGACCTGTTCCTGTTCCCCAGCCGCAGCGAGACCTTCGGCAACGTGACCCTGGAAGCGATGGCCAGCGGCGTGGCCACGGTCGCCTTCGACTACGGCGCGGCGCGCGAATACCTGCGCGACGGCATCAACGGCGCGGCGGTGGCCGACGACGACGGCTTCGTCGCCGCGGCGGTACGCCTGGCCGGCGACGACGCCCTGCGCCGGCAGCTGGGCGAGGCCGCCTGCACGGCGATGCAGCAGCTGCGCCCGGAACAGGTCGTGGCCGATTTCGAAGCCCTTCTCGCCGAACTGGCGTACAGCAGGAGGCCCCATGTCGACGCGGCTTGA
- the purF gene encoding amidophosphoribosyltransferase has protein sequence MCGIVGIVGNQNVAAQLYDGLAVLQHRGQDAAGIATADGTRLRVQKANGLVRDVFDEKRMAVLEGRVGIAHCRYPTAGSEGMDEAQPFYVNSPYGIALAHNGNLINTEALRQQVFEADRRNINTDSDSEVLLNVFAYELDAQRMLTPEAAIRAVAGVHRRCKGGYAVVSVVLGLGLVAFRDPHGIRPLVLGKREGVEGDEYIVASESSALDILGFTRLRDVRPGEALVITGRGELFSEVCASPTDHTPCIFEYVYFARPDSMIDNVSVHKARMRMGMKLGEKILRLRPDHDIDTIIPIPDTSRDAALEMSNVLGVKYREGFVKNRYVGRTFIMPGQVERVKSVRRKLNPIHLEFRNRVVLLVDDSIVRGTTSRQIVQMAREAGARKVYLASAAPPVRYPNIYGIDMPAADELIAHGRSEQEIQEFLGCDWLIYQDLEDLETAVREGNPELKTFDSSCFNGEYTTGIEPGYFERIMQLRSDEAKKKRRA, from the coding sequence ATGTGTGGCATCGTCGGAATCGTCGGCAATCAGAATGTCGCGGCGCAACTGTATGACGGCCTGGCCGTGCTGCAGCACCGCGGGCAGGATGCCGCAGGCATCGCCACCGCCGATGGCACCCGCCTGCGCGTGCAGAAGGCCAATGGCCTGGTCCGCGACGTCTTCGACGAGAAGCGCATGGCGGTGCTGGAAGGCCGGGTGGGCATCGCCCATTGCCGCTATCCCACCGCCGGCTCGGAAGGCATGGACGAGGCGCAGCCGTTCTACGTCAATTCGCCCTACGGCATCGCGCTGGCGCACAACGGCAACCTGATCAACACCGAGGCGTTGCGCCAGCAGGTGTTCGAGGCCGACCGGCGCAACATCAACACCGATTCGGACAGCGAAGTGCTGCTGAACGTGTTCGCCTACGAGCTGGACGCGCAGCGCATGCTGACCCCGGAGGCGGCGATCCGCGCGGTGGCCGGCGTGCACCGTCGCTGCAAGGGCGGCTACGCGGTGGTCAGCGTGGTGCTGGGCCTGGGCCTGGTGGCGTTCCGCGACCCGCACGGCATCCGTCCGCTGGTGCTGGGCAAGCGCGAGGGCGTGGAAGGCGACGAGTACATCGTCGCCTCCGAGTCCTCGGCGCTGGACATCCTCGGCTTCACCCGCCTGCGCGACGTGCGCCCGGGCGAGGCGCTGGTGATCACCGGCCGCGGCGAGCTGTTCTCCGAGGTCTGCGCCTCGCCCACCGACCACACCCCGTGCATCTTCGAGTACGTGTACTTCGCGCGCCCGGACTCGATGATCGACAACGTCTCGGTGCACAAGGCGCGCATGCGCATGGGCATGAAGCTGGGCGAGAAGATCCTGCGCCTGCGCCCGGACCACGACATCGACACCATCATCCCGATCCCGGACACCTCGCGCGACGCCGCGCTGGAGATGTCCAACGTGCTCGGGGTGAAGTACCGCGAGGGCTTCGTCAAGAACCGCTACGTCGGCCGCACCTTCATCATGCCGGGGCAGGTCGAGCGGGTGAAGTCGGTACGCCGCAAGCTCAATCCGATCCACCTGGAATTCCGCAACCGGGTGGTGCTGCTGGTGGACGATTCGATCGTGCGCGGCACAACCAGCCGGCAGATCGTGCAGATGGCGCGCGAGGCCGGCGCGCGCAAGGTCTACCTGGCCAGCGCCGCGCCGCCGGTGCGCTATCCGAACATCTACGGCATCGACATGCCGGCCGCCGACGAACTGATCGCGCATGGCCGCAGCGAGCAGGAGATCCAGGAATTCCTCGGCTGCGACTGGCTGATCTACCAGGACCTGGAAGATCTGGAGACCGCGGTGCGCGAGGGCAACCCGGAACTGAAGACCTTCGATTCCTCGTGCTTCAACGGCGAATACACCACCGGCATCGAGCCGGGCTACTTCGAGCGCATCATGCAGCTGCGTTCGGACGAAGCGAAGAAGAAGCGCCGCGCCTGA
- the ppx gene encoding exopolyphosphatase, producing the protein MPSNSPYTPLRDGDLLAAIDLGSNSFHMVVARYQLGQLRVVDRLRETVRMADGLDNKGGLSAEARQRALECLARFGQRIRDVPSLHVRALATNTVRQLRSPQAFLIPGETALGHPIEVVSGREEARLIYLGVAHAQPPKPDQRRLVIDIGGGSTEFIIGRGFQTLERESLQAGCIASTRRFFPGGKLSKKKWKDALTEIGAEFQQFAGLYRTLGWDEALGSSGTHKAIGEICAAMKLTKGAITAEALPLLRERLLLAKRIEDIDLPGLSADRRPIIAGGVLVLEAAFQALGLQRLMVSKAAMREGILYDMLGRGGENDPRETAIVALTQRYGIDEAQAARVEATAMALFAQVATDWALDADDERMLGWAARLHELGQAIAHSQYHVHGAYVLEHSDIAGFSRQEQQVLATLVRTHRRNVPKTAFDALPDRLLLGAKRKAALLRLAVLLHRAHESEPIPSLDLKASGDDLHLILSQPWIESRPLQRADLIGEVEGMAGLGINFRPFVA; encoded by the coding sequence ATGCCTTCCAACTCCCCGTACACGCCGTTGCGCGATGGCGACCTGCTGGCCGCCATCGACCTGGGTTCCAACAGTTTCCACATGGTCGTGGCGCGGTATCAGCTCGGGCAGCTGCGGGTGGTGGACCGCCTGCGCGAAACCGTGCGCATGGCCGATGGACTGGACAACAAGGGCGGGCTGTCGGCCGAAGCGCGGCAGCGCGCGCTGGAATGCCTGGCGCGCTTCGGCCAGCGCATCCGCGACGTGCCGTCGCTGCACGTGCGCGCGCTGGCCACCAACACCGTGCGCCAGCTGCGCTCGCCGCAGGCGTTCCTGATTCCCGGCGAAACCGCGCTCGGCCATCCGATCGAAGTGGTCAGCGGCCGCGAGGAAGCGCGCCTGATCTACCTGGGCGTGGCGCATGCGCAGCCGCCCAAGCCGGACCAGCGCCGGCTGGTGATCGACATCGGCGGCGGCTCCACCGAATTCATCATCGGCCGCGGTTTCCAGACCCTGGAGCGCGAAAGCCTGCAGGCCGGCTGCATCGCCAGCACGCGGCGCTTCTTCCCCGGCGGCAAGCTATCGAAGAAGAAATGGAAGGACGCGCTGACCGAGATCGGCGCCGAGTTCCAGCAGTTCGCCGGGCTGTACCGCACGCTGGGCTGGGACGAGGCGCTGGGCTCGTCGGGCACGCACAAGGCGATCGGCGAGATCTGCGCGGCGATGAAGCTGACCAAGGGCGCGATCACCGCCGAGGCGCTGCCGCTGCTGCGCGAACGCCTGCTGCTGGCCAAGCGCATCGAGGACATCGACCTGCCCGGCCTGTCCGCCGACCGTCGGCCGATCATCGCCGGCGGCGTGCTGGTGCTGGAAGCCGCGTTCCAGGCCCTGGGCCTGCAGCGCCTGATGGTCAGCAAGGCGGCCATGCGCGAAGGCATCCTGTACGACATGCTCGGCCGCGGCGGCGAGAACGATCCGCGCGAGACCGCGATCGTCGCGCTCACCCAGCGCTACGGCATCGACGAGGCGCAGGCCGCGCGCGTGGAGGCCACCGCGATGGCGCTGTTCGCGCAGGTCGCCACCGATTGGGCGCTGGACGCCGACGACGAACGCATGCTCGGCTGGGCCGCGCGCCTGCACGAGTTGGGCCAGGCCATCGCGCACAGCCAGTACCACGTGCACGGCGCCTACGTGCTCGAACACTCCGACATCGCCGGTTTCTCGCGGCAGGAGCAGCAGGTGCTGGCGACGCTGGTGCGCACCCATCGCCGCAACGTGCCCAAGACCGCGTTCGACGCCCTGCCCGACCGCCTGCTGCTCGGCGCCAAGCGCAAGGCCGCGCTGCTGCGGCTGGCGGTGCTGCTGCATCGCGCCCACGAATCCGAGCCGATCCCGTCGCTGGACCTGAAGGCCAGCGGCGACGACCTGCACCTGATCCTGTCGCAGCCGTGGATCGAATCGCGGCCGCTGCAGCGCGCCGACCTGATCGGCGAGGTCGAGGGCATGGCGGGATTGGGGATCAATTTCCGGCCATTCGTGGCTTGA
- a CDS encoding ferritin-like domain-containing protein produces MHDAHAGGDLLQAARLCLAASAPEDKVALTQRYAAAFAAGALRVPADAAEPEPIRMPGRPPRPLLVHPRDLPRRGLGSAEGRAAFLHAIAHIELNAIDLAWDAVYRFRGLPDAFYADWVAVAADESRHFALLRDRLRALGHDYGDFAAHNGLWEMCEKTAHDGLARMALVPRVLEARGLDVTPGMIVKLRALDDAATVEILELILREEVAHVAAGSRWYRWYCARAGIEPRARFAELLREYAGGYLHGPFNLPARLLAGFDEDELLALQRQAG; encoded by the coding sequence ATGCACGACGCGCACGCCGGCGGGGATCTGCTGCAAGCGGCGCGGCTGTGCCTGGCCGCCAGCGCGCCCGAGGACAAGGTCGCCCTGACCCAGCGCTACGCCGCCGCGTTCGCTGCCGGCGCGCTGCGCGTGCCGGCGGATGCCGCCGAGCCCGAACCGATCCGCATGCCGGGCCGCCCGCCGCGGCCGTTGCTGGTGCATCCGCGCGACCTGCCGCGGCGCGGACTGGGCAGTGCCGAGGGCCGCGCCGCCTTCCTTCATGCGATCGCGCACATCGAGCTCAACGCGATCGACCTGGCCTGGGATGCGGTGTACCGCTTCCGCGGGTTGCCCGACGCGTTCTACGCCGACTGGGTGGCGGTGGCCGCCGACGAATCGCGCCATTTCGCGCTGCTGCGCGACCGGCTGCGTGCGCTGGGCCACGACTACGGCGATTTCGCCGCGCACAACGGGCTGTGGGAGATGTGCGAGAAGACCGCGCACGACGGCCTGGCGCGCATGGCCCTGGTGCCGCGCGTGCTGGAGGCGCGCGGGCTGGACGTGACCCCGGGCATGATCGTGAAGCTGCGCGCGCTCGACGACGCCGCCACGGTCGAGATCCTGGAATTGATCCTGCGCGAGGAAGTGGCGCATGTCGCCGCCGGCTCGCGCTGGTACCGCTGGTATTGCGCGCGCGCCGGCATCGAGCCGCGCGCCCGTTTCGCCGAGCTGCTGCGCGAATACGCCGGCGGCTACCTGCACGGCCCGTTCAACCTGCCGGCGCGGCTGCTGGCCGGTTTCGACGAGGACGAACTGCTGGCCTTGCAGCGCCAGGCCGGCTGA
- the lpxH gene encoding UDP-2,3-diacylglucosamine diphosphatase: MTTLFISDLHLDPARPAITDLFLDFLRGEARAAEALYILGDLFEAWIGDDTPSETADAVALELRALSDAGVPVLFMHGNRDFLLGTDYARRAGMRLLPDPCVIDLYAEPTLLLHGDLLCTDDTAYQAFRAQTRDPAFQQQFLAQPLAARIAYAQQARAASQARQAEMKQGDRAQFETVTDVAPDEVVASFARYGVARMIHGHTHRPAVHTLDANGRSCTRIVLGDWYEQGSVLRVDAQGCRLQQL; encoded by the coding sequence ATGACCACGCTGTTCATTTCCGACCTGCATCTGGATCCGGCCCGGCCGGCGATCACCGACCTGTTTCTGGACTTCCTGCGCGGCGAAGCGCGCGCTGCCGAGGCGCTGTACATCCTCGGCGACCTGTTCGAGGCCTGGATCGGCGACGACACGCCGTCGGAAACGGCCGACGCGGTGGCGCTGGAGCTGCGCGCGCTGAGCGACGCCGGGGTGCCGGTGTTGTTCATGCACGGCAACCGCGATTTCCTGCTCGGCACCGACTATGCGCGCCGCGCCGGCATGCGCCTGCTGCCGGATCCGTGCGTGATCGACCTGTACGCCGAGCCGACACTGCTGCTGCACGGCGACCTGCTGTGCACCGACGACACCGCCTACCAGGCGTTCCGCGCGCAGACCCGCGACCCGGCGTTCCAGCAGCAGTTCCTGGCGCAGCCGCTGGCCGCGCGCATCGCCTATGCGCAGCAGGCGCGCGCCGCCAGCCAGGCGCGGCAGGCGGAAATGAAGCAAGGCGACCGCGCCCAGTTCGAAACCGTCACCGACGTGGCGCCGGACGAGGTCGTGGCCAGCTTCGCGCGCTACGGCGTGGCGCGGATGATCCATGGCCATACCCACCGCCCCGCGGTGCACACGCTGGACGCCAACGGCCGCAGCTGCACCCGCATCGTGCTAGGCGACTGGTACGAACAGGGTTCGGTGCTGCGCGTGGATGCGCAGGGTTGCCGGCTGCAGCAGCTGTAA
- a CDS encoding CvpA family protein, translated as MIDMVLLAVILVSALLGALRGFVGIVVGTLSWLLSGWATFQFGGDAGRWLADGAHPSMTYYLGGYALTFVVTMAVVGIIGMVIRSAVRATALSGTDRALGFGLGTLRGGFFAAVLVLLMSFTPLTREPAWRQSVVLPVLNPGVHWMRAQLPDWRMPQLPDLNMSQMNLQQMNLQQMDLGKLPAAGDNAVLGNALSASGLQDVMSKALGRPGAQSAQPGADPTQVLPANIDPAQARPAANDPARVESNGQARPPSQ; from the coding sequence ATGATCGATATGGTGCTGCTGGCGGTGATCCTGGTCTCGGCGCTGCTTGGCGCCCTGCGCGGCTTCGTCGGCATCGTGGTCGGCACGCTGTCGTGGCTGCTGTCCGGCTGGGCCACCTTCCAGTTCGGCGGCGACGCCGGGCGCTGGCTGGCCGACGGCGCGCATCCGAGCATGACCTACTATCTGGGCGGCTATGCGCTGACCTTCGTGGTGACGATGGCGGTGGTCGGCATCATCGGCATGGTGATCCGCAGCGCGGTGCGCGCCACCGCGCTGTCCGGCACCGACCGCGCGCTCGGCTTCGGCCTGGGCACGCTGCGCGGCGGCTTCTTCGCCGCGGTGCTGGTGCTGCTGATGAGCTTCACCCCGCTGACCCGCGAACCGGCCTGGCGCCAGTCGGTGGTGCTGCCGGTACTGAACCCCGGCGTGCACTGGATGCGCGCGCAGTTGCCGGACTGGCGCATGCCGCAGCTGCCGGACCTGAACATGTCGCAGATGAACCTGCAGCAGATGAACCTGCAACAGATGGATTTGGGCAAGTTGCCCGCGGCAGGCGATAATGCGGTCCTGGGCAACGCCTTGTCGGCCAGCGGCCTGCAGGACGTGATGTCCAAGGCCCTGGGGCGTCCGGGTGCCCAATCCGCGCAGCCCGGCGCCGATCCGACGCAGGTCCTGCCTGCGAACATCGATCCGGCGCAGGCGCGTCCTGCAGCAAACGACCCGGCACGGGTCGAATCCAACGGCCAGGCACGGCCACCTTCCCAATAG